One genomic window of Thioclava sp. GXIMD4216 includes the following:
- a CDS encoding DUF6478 family protein: protein MGQKQVGQAQGGLLNRLAYSRVMKHWHDCAAAAPDMTGEDLALLRKKAGSMAATASGLLGRIDRQTEQRFNAADAIDRPLGCDWAWRPQAFSMPVAPQAYVGAASGCCLGEDLTLFHDCPLQQLSLRQIRNSGRPSPFGAELEVFGFQGSFLSLVVDLPPEAVQGFRLHHLVQLGLDVRMEEARPVYCRFNIQHGPNSDQLVSQMPVGGGVVQFDLAYTKLNEKRLEKAWIDLIFEAPAMNKITLQDLTLLRHPRADL, encoded by the coding sequence ATGGGGCAGAAGCAGGTTGGGCAGGCTCAGGGCGGTCTCCTGAACCGGCTGGCATATAGCCGCGTGATGAAGCATTGGCATGACTGTGCGGCAGCAGCACCGGATATGACCGGCGAGGATCTGGCGCTGCTGCGCAAGAAGGCCGGGTCTATGGCCGCGACCGCTTCGGGGCTTCTGGGCCGGATCGACCGCCAGACAGAGCAGCGTTTTAATGCCGCCGATGCCATCGACCGGCCCTTGGGGTGTGACTGGGCGTGGCGACCGCAGGCCTTTTCAATGCCGGTGGCGCCGCAGGCCTATGTGGGCGCGGCATCCGGGTGCTGTCTGGGCGAGGATCTGACGCTGTTTCACGACTGCCCGCTGCAGCAGCTTTCCCTGCGGCAGATCCGCAATAGCGGCAGACCCTCCCCCTTCGGGGCCGAACTGGAGGTTTTCGGCTTTCAGGGCAGTTTCCTGTCGCTGGTGGTCGATCTTCCGCCCGAGGCTGTGCAGGGCTTCCGTTTGCACCATCTCGTGCAACTGGGCCTTGATGTCCGCATGGAAGAGGCGCGTCCCGTCTATTGCCGTTTCAACATCCAGCATGGTCCCAATAGTGACCAGCTTGTCAGCCAGATGCCGGTTGGCGGCGGTGTGGTGCAGTTCGATCTGGCCTATACCAAATTGAACGAGAAGCGCCTTGAAAAGGCGTGGATCGACCTGATTTTCGAGGCACCGGCAATGAACAAAATCACCTTGCAGGATCTGACCTTGCTGCGCCATCCCCGCGCCGATCTCTAA
- a CDS encoding bifunctional 2',3'-cyclic-nucleotide 2'-phosphodiesterase/3'-nucleotidase, with the protein MSSHAETPSHAERPAAVVRLRLLATTDLHGHIRGYDLFADREDTGCGLSRVATLIERARTGCPNTLLFDNGDFLQGTPLTEYWARDRQSRADTPHPVIDAMNALAYDAVGLGNHEFNYGLDFLTRSLRDARFPCLSANALRLRAPRPEEDVPLTQAHVVLEKDLHDEDGDLRRVRIGVFSVLPPQFILWDSAILASRLQSRSIIETARAQVAQLRAQGCDLVIALAHTGIDPLARADDPTCEHAATLLAQIDGIDALIAGHDHIAFPGPDVAPSADVDPVAGRLYGVPTVTPGRFASHLGQIDLDLVQGARGWQVVASCATLIPVAQEPPVPEAERIVTRNAKAHAEVQSYTSRRVARLDVPLHSYFSLVGPDAALSFVAQAQRDHVQSLLADRPEGELPLLSAVAPCKSGGRAGADYYLDIPPGPLSIRHLSEIYLFPNIVTAVVIDGKGLKSWLERASIIFNTIADGTRGLPLIRPEIPAYNFDIMLGVTYEIDLSAPPVFDLHGMQTTQSRGRIRNLCYQGRPVDDRQSFVVATNNYRSAFAGQFAGLDGLRVDLGPDIASRDVLIRAARAWDTLHPAAIPIWQFRDQPQTSVTMVTGKGALAYHRQMEDLGMSLQDTHADGTVTLCKQLFYADACTGTLG; encoded by the coding sequence ATGTCCTCGCACGCCGAAACTCCGTCGCATGCCGAACGGCCCGCTGCGGTGGTCAGACTGCGTCTGCTGGCGACCACCGACCTGCACGGCCATATCCGTGGCTATGATCTGTTTGCCGACAGGGAAGACACCGGTTGCGGCCTGTCCCGCGTGGCCACCCTGATCGAACGGGCCCGCACCGGCTGCCCCAATACGCTGCTCTTCGATAATGGCGACTTTCTACAGGGCACACCGCTGACCGAATATTGGGCGCGCGACCGTCAGAGCCGCGCAGACACCCCGCATCCGGTGATTGATGCCATGAACGCGCTGGCCTATGACGCCGTCGGGCTTGGCAATCACGAATTCAATTACGGGCTGGACTTCCTGACACGCAGCCTGCGCGATGCCCGTTTCCCCTGTCTGTCGGCCAATGCCCTGCGCCTGCGCGCCCCCCGCCCCGAAGAGGACGTGCCCCTGACGCAGGCGCATGTCGTGCTGGAAAAAGACCTGCACGACGAGGACGGAGACCTGCGGCGGGTGCGTATCGGGGTGTTCTCGGTGCTGCCGCCGCAATTCATTCTTTGGGATAGCGCCATTCTGGCAAGCCGCCTGCAAAGCCGTTCCATCATCGAGACGGCCAGGGCGCAGGTGGCCCAATTACGGGCGCAGGGCTGCGATCTGGTGATCGCATTGGCCCATACAGGCATTGATCCCCTTGCCAGAGCCGATGATCCCACCTGCGAGCATGCCGCCACCCTGCTGGCACAGATCGACGGGATCGATGCGCTGATCGCAGGGCACGACCATATCGCCTTTCCCGGCCCCGATGTCGCGCCAAGTGCAGATGTGGACCCCGTGGCAGGCCGGCTCTACGGCGTTCCGACGGTAACACCGGGCCGCTTTGCCAGCCATCTGGGCCAGATCGATCTGGATCTGGTGCAAGGGGCGCGAGGGTGGCAGGTTGTTGCCTCTTGCGCAACCCTGATACCGGTGGCGCAAGAGCCCCCCGTGCCCGAAGCCGAGCGGATTGTCACGCGCAATGCCAAGGCCCATGCCGAAGTGCAAAGCTACACATCGCGGCGCGTGGCACGGCTGGACGTGCCGCTGCACAGCTATTTCTCGCTGGTGGGCCCCGATGCTGCACTCAGTTTCGTGGCACAGGCGCAGCGTGACCATGTGCAGAGCCTGCTTGCGGACCGCCCCGAGGGCGAGCTGCCGCTGCTATCGGCCGTCGCCCCGTGCAAATCGGGCGGGCGCGCGGGGGCGGACTATTACCTTGATATCCCGCCCGGCCCGCTAAGCATCCGCCATCTCAGCGAGATCTATCTCTTTCCCAATATCGTCACCGCCGTGGTCATTGACGGCAAGGGGCTGAAAAGCTGGCTGGAACGCGCCAGCATCATCTTCAACACCATTGCGGACGGGACACGGGGGCTGCCCCTGATCCGGCCCGAGATCCCCGCCTATAATTTCGACATCATGCTGGGCGTCACCTACGAAATCGACCTGTCCGCCCCGCCCGTCTTCGACCTTCACGGCATGCAGACCACCCAATCGCGCGGCCGCATCCGCAACCTGTGCTATCAGGGGCGGCCCGTCGATGACCGGCAGAGCTTTGTGGTGGCCACCAACAACTACCGCTCGGCCTTTGCGGGACAGTTTGCCGGTCTGGATGGCCTCAGGGTGGATCTGGGCCCCGATATCGCCTCGCGCGATGTGCTGATCCGCGCCGCACGCGCGTGGGACACGCTGCATCCCGCCGCCATCCCCATCTGGCAGTTCCGCGACCAGCCCCAGACATCGGTCACGATGGTCACCGGCAAAGGCGCGCTGGCCTATCACCGCCAGATGGAAGATTTGGGGATGAGCCTGCAAGACACCCATGCCGATGGCACAGTCACCCTGTGCAAACAGCTCTTTTACGCGGATGCCTGCACCGGCACTCTGGGCTAG
- the nudC gene encoding NAD(+) diphosphatase, with translation MPAPFPDRFLVAEGPFFYDRHPGLAFAGSGLDRAAHRRAGPDMTGARGFLMCNGQVLCTQDGDTAGDAAPRLALFPPDHPLMSEALGARVFLGAGGPRGEPVFAQDIQDMPVLSGAVALRDLRDVMLGLPPLEAELAATARGILGWHRSHGFCAACGAASEIVQSGWQRHCPSCGADHFPRTDPCVIMLVTQGNDTLLGRNPNWPEGMYSCLAGFMEPGETVEAAVRREVYEETAIRTGRVRPVASQPWPFPASLMMGCRAEATSREIMTDPVEIEDALWVSRERLLRIMAGGDSVIRAPRPGAIAGWLMREWLADRLD, from the coding sequence ATGCCAGCCCCGTTTCCAGACCGCTTTCTTGTCGCCGAAGGGCCGTTTTTCTACGATAGACACCCCGGTCTGGCCTTTGCGGGCAGCGGTCTGGATCGTGCCGCCCACAGGCGCGCTGGCCCCGATATGACGGGCGCGCGGGGGTTTTTGATGTGTAACGGGCAGGTGTTGTGCACACAAGACGGGGACACGGCAGGCGATGCGGCCCCCCGTCTGGCGCTTTTTCCGCCGGATCATCCGCTGATGTCGGAGGCTCTCGGCGCGCGGGTGTTTCTCGGGGCGGGCGGGCCACGGGGAGAGCCCGTGTTTGCGCAGGACATACAGGACATGCCCGTCCTGTCCGGCGCGGTCGCCTTGCGGGATCTGCGCGATGTGATGCTGGGCCTGCCGCCGCTGGAGGCAGAGCTTGCGGCAACCGCGCGCGGGATTCTGGGCTGGCATCGCAGTCATGGGTTCTGTGCGGCCTGCGGGGCGGCGTCCGAGATCGTGCAATCGGGGTGGCAGCGCCATTGCCCGAGCTGTGGGGCGGATCATTTTCCGCGCACCGATCCTTGCGTGATCATGCTGGTCACCCAAGGCAATGACACGCTTCTGGGGCGCAATCCCAACTGGCCCGAGGGCATGTATTCCTGTCTTGCGGGGTTCATGGAGCCCGGAGAGACCGTCGAAGCGGCGGTCCGTCGCGAGGTCTATGAGGAAACCGCGATCCGCACCGGCAGGGTCCGGCCTGTCGCGTCGCAGCCCTGGCCCTTTCCGGCCTCGTTGATGATGGGGTGCCGTGCCGAGGCGACCAGCCGCGAGATCATGACCGATCCGGTGGAAATCGAGGATGCGCTTTGGGTCAGCCGTGAAAGGCTGCTGCGGATTATGGCGGGCGGTGACAGCGTGATACGTGCGCCACGACCCGGTGCGATTGCGGGGTGGTTAATGCGGGAATGGCTTGCAGACCGGCTCGATTGA
- a CDS encoding SRPBCC family protein yields MKFSTREDISVPVEFVFDELSQFDAMEEAARERGVKLRRTDQLEFPGKGVSWEIEFRLRGKMRKLEAEVTRFERPEVVALSGQSSSFQVETVILLTALSRSRTRLQVGLDIRPRTLGARLMLQSAKLGRSSLDRKFADRVGKQIREIAARYEAPDQD; encoded by the coding sequence ATGAAATTCTCGACCCGAGAAGATATTTCTGTTCCCGTCGAGTTCGTGTTCGACGAGTTGAGCCAGTTCGACGCAATGGAAGAGGCGGCGCGCGAGCGGGGTGTGAAGCTGCGCCGGACCGACCAGCTCGAGTTTCCGGGCAAAGGGGTAAGCTGGGAAATCGAGTTCAGGCTCAGAGGCAAAATGCGCAAGCTGGAGGCCGAGGTGACCCGTTTCGAGCGCCCCGAGGTGGTGGCACTTTCCGGGCAGTCATCCAGTTTTCAGGTCGAGACCGTGATTCTGCTGACGGCGCTGTCGCGCAGCCGGACCCGTTTGCAGGTCGGTCTGGATATCCGTCCGCGCACTTTGGGGGCGCGGCTCATGCTGCAATCGGCCAAGCTGGGCCGGTCGAGCCTTGACCGCAAATTCGCGGACCGCGTCGGCAAGCAGATCCGCGAGATTGCGGCGCGTTACGAGGCCCCCGATCAGGACTGA
- a CDS encoding prephenate dehydratase yields MTKTGKIAFQGELGAYSHQACHDALPEMDPLPCRTFEDAIEAVRSGAADLGMLPVENSTYGRVADIHQLLPSSGLKIIGEAFVRVHINLLTVPGTKLEEVTSAMSHTVLLGQVRNFLTTHNLHRIVGADTAGSAKIVAEKGDPSIAALASELAGEIYGLDVLARHIEDASNNTTRFLVMSRMPDFERRAEKMMTSFIFRVRNIPAALYKALGGFATNGVNMTKLESYMVRGQFTATQFYADIEGHPEDPNVKLALEELSYFTDMLEILGVYPADPIRQEIG; encoded by the coding sequence ATGACCAAGACCGGAAAAATCGCCTTTCAGGGCGAGTTGGGGGCCTATTCCCATCAGGCCTGCCATGATGCCCTCCCCGAAATGGACCCCCTGCCCTGCCGGACCTTCGAGGATGCGATCGAGGCCGTGCGCTCGGGCGCGGCGGATCTGGGGATGCTGCCGGTCGAGAACTCGACCTATGGCCGCGTGGCCGATATCCACCAGCTTCTGCCCTCGTCGGGGCTGAAGATCATTGGCGAAGCGTTCGTGCGGGTGCATATCAACCTGCTGACCGTGCCCGGCACGAAGCTGGAAGAGGTCACATCGGCCATGTCGCATACCGTGCTTCTGGGGCAGGTGCGCAACTTCCTGACCACCCATAACCTGCATCGCATCGTCGGCGCGGATACCGCAGGCTCTGCCAAGATCGTGGCCGAAAAAGGCGATCCGAGCATCGCCGCGCTGGCGTCGGAACTGGCGGGCGAGATCTACGGGCTGGATGTTCTGGCCCGCCATATCGAGGATGCCTCGAACAACACCACCCGTTTCCTCGTGATGTCGCGCATGCCCGATTTCGAGCGCCGCGCCGAGAAGATGATGACCAGCTTCATCTTCCGTGTCCGCAACATTCCGGCGGCGCTGTATAAAGCCTTGGGCGGCTTCGCCACCAATGGCGTGAACATGACCAAACTGGAAAGCTATATGGTGCGCGGCCAGTTCACCGCGACGCAGTTCTATGCCGATATCGAGGGCCACCCCGAGGACCCCAATGTGAAACTGGCGCTCGAAGAGCTGTCCTATTTCACGGATATGCTAGAGATTCTCGGGGTCTATCCGGCCGATCCGATCCGTCAGGAAATCGGCTGA
- a CDS encoding uracil-DNA glycosylase, which translates to MTPEALSPFDLSYDAALAALEWLCELGADEAQGDLAMDCYALPDRLAKPDLPVPAPVPAGAAATAGMLAASQTTALPQRQAPPKVDQVGLARQAAGQARTLADLHEALDGFETCDLRKGARCTVRAEGPDAARVMIIGDAPDREEDRAGRPFIGRSGHMLDRMFAAIGLRRDTPDRAAALFLAPVLPWRPPGQREPEASEIAMMRPFLARMVELVDPDVVVLMGNAACSAGLARRGITRLRGEWSEAFGKPAIAMFSPVQLLRSAEAKRDTWADLLALRAKLDSLG; encoded by the coding sequence ATGACGCCTGAAGCTCTCTCGCCTTTCGATCTTAGCTATGATGCCGCTTTGGCGGCGTTGGAATGGCTGTGCGAGCTGGGGGCGGACGAGGCACAGGGCGATCTGGCGATGGATTGCTATGCTTTGCCCGATCGTCTGGCAAAGCCCGATCTTCCCGTTCCCGCTCCTGTTCCGGCGGGCGCGGCAGCTACGGCGGGCATGCTGGCCGCATCGCAGACGACGGCTTTGCCGCAGCGGCAGGCCCCGCCGAAGGTCGATCAGGTCGGGCTTGCGCGACAGGCGGCAGGGCAGGCGCGCACATTGGCCGATCTGCACGAGGCGCTGGACGGTTTCGAGACCTGCGATCTGCGCAAGGGCGCGCGCTGCACCGTGCGTGCCGAAGGGCCCGATGCGGCCCGCGTCATGATCATCGGGGATGCGCCCGACCGCGAGGAAGACCGTGCGGGGCGGCCCTTCATTGGCCGTTCGGGGCATATGCTGGACCGGATGTTTGCCGCCATCGGGTTGCGGCGCGACACGCCCGATAGGGCGGCGGCGCTGTTTCTGGCCCCCGTCCTGCCGTGGCGTCCGCCGGGGCAGCGCGAGCCCGAGGCATCGGAAATCGCGATGATGCGTCCGTTTCTGGCGCGGATGGTCGAGCTGGTCGATCCGGATGTCGTGGTGCTGATGGGCAATGCCGCCTGCTCGGCGGGGCTGGCACGGCGCGGCATTACCCGCCTGCGCGGCGAGTGGTCGGAGGCGTTCGGCAAGCCCGCCATCGCGATGTTCTCGCCGGTGCAGCTTCTGCGCAGCGCCGAGGCCAAGCGCGACACATGGGCCGATCTTCTGGCGCTGCGGGCCAAGCTGGACAGTCTGGGCTAG
- a CDS encoding HlyD family efflux transporter periplasmic adaptor subunit, with protein MHFLSRSLGGIFLFALTLGLLGSAVALMRATPSAEGQGHRPPPAAERIFAADVVALDYRDLQPKLVAYGEIRSNRRLELRASAAGTILALAPAFEDGGMVRKGDVLVQLDPAQAQAVRDSAVASRTEAEAALAQAERALAIAGDDLEAARAQAGLRQKALQRQLDLNARGIGSAAVTEEAELAASAADQAVLSRRSALSQAQATLDQAGTALSRARIDLAEAERELSLTTLRAGFDGNLAAVSVVQGGLVSVNEMLGELIDPSALEVSFRVSTSQFLRLTDAQGEVLPLTAQVALETADAQVRSAAKLLRVGAAVETGTAGRLLYAQLQSARGFRPGDFVTVTLDEPLLEHVARLPAQAVDGNGALLALDHENRLYSAQARILRREGDTILVRSDLPQGTQVVARRSPLLGQGIKLRPLDQGASLDQSMIDLTPARRQALVAVVQKDATLSGPDRAGLLAQLQQERVPAAMVARLEQAGG; from the coding sequence ATGCATTTTCTTTCACGCAGCCTTGGCGGAATTTTCCTTTTTGCGCTGACCCTCGGTCTTTTGGGAAGTGCTGTGGCGCTGATGCGGGCCACGCCTTCCGCCGAGGGGCAGGGCCATAGGCCGCCGCCTGCGGCAGAGCGCATCTTCGCCGCCGATGTGGTTGCGCTCGATTATCGGGATCTTCAGCCCAAGCTTGTCGCCTATGGCGAGATCCGGTCGAACCGGCGGCTGGAATTGCGGGCCTCGGCGGCGGGCACGATCCTCGCACTTGCGCCGGCGTTCGAAGATGGCGGCATGGTGCGTAAGGGGGATGTTCTGGTGCAGCTTGATCCTGCACAGGCGCAGGCCGTGCGCGACAGTGCCGTGGCCAGCCGTACCGAGGCCGAAGCCGCCTTGGCGCAGGCCGAGCGGGCCTTGGCGATTGCGGGCGATGATCTGGAAGCCGCCCGCGCGCAGGCGGGATTGCGCCAGAAGGCCTTGCAGCGCCAGCTGGATCTGAATGCGCGCGGCATCGGCTCTGCGGCGGTGACCGAAGAGGCCGAGCTTGCCGCTTCCGCCGCCGATCAGGCCGTCCTGTCGCGCCGGTCGGCGCTGTCGCAGGCGCAGGCCACGCTGGATCAGGCCGGAACCGCGCTCAGCCGCGCGCGCATCGATCTGGCCGAAGCCGAACGCGAATTGTCGTTGACCACGCTGCGGGCGGGGTTTGATGGCAATCTGGCGGCGGTCAGCGTGGTGCAGGGGGGGCTGGTCTCGGTCAACGAGATGCTCGGGGAACTGATCGACCCCTCGGCGCTGGAAGTCTCGTTTCGGGTATCGACCAGCCAGTTTTTGCGTCTGACCGATGCACAGGGCGAGGTGCTGCCCCTGACCGCGCAGGTGGCGCTGGAGACTGCGGATGCGCAGGTGCGCTCGGCGGCCAAGCTGCTGCGGGTCGGAGCGGCGGTGGAAACCGGCACGGCGGGGCGGCTGCTTTATGCCCAGCTCCAGAGCGCGCGGGGGTTCCGTCCGGGGGATTTCGTGACCGTCACGCTGGACGAACCGCTGCTGGAGCATGTCGCGCGTTTGCCTGCGCAGGCGGTGGATGGCAATGGCGCACTTCTGGCGCTGGATCACGAGAACCGCCTGTATAGCGCGCAGGCCCGGATCCTGCGGCGCGAGGGCGACACCATTCTGGTGCGCTCCGATCTGCCGCAGGGCACACAGGTGGTGGCGCGGCGCAGCCCGCTTCTGGGACAGGGGATCAAGCTGCGCCCGCTGGATCAGGGAGCATCGCTGGATCAGAGCATGATCGATCTGACCCCTGCGCGGCGTCAGGCATTGGTGGCGGTGGTGCAGAAGGATGCCACGCTGAGCGGTCCCGACCGCGCCGGATTGCTGGCGCAGTTGCAGCAGGAACGGGTTCCGGCGGCGATGGTGGCGCGGCTTGAACAGGCAGGGGGTTAA